CAAACCGTAAGGGAGATCCGCAAACACAATTCGGTGGTACCCATTCTTGTATTGACGGTGGATGAACGGCAGGAGATCGCAGACAAATTCCTGGAAGAGGGAGCGACGGATTTTGCCTTAAAACCGGTAAAAGCACCTGATTTGATTTCACGAATCAAGCTTCATGCCCAGATTGCCAACATGAAGCTCGTACAAGAGGATGAAGAGGATGTCTTTACCGCGAAAGGTATCAGCCGCGGTACGCTGCAGTCGATTTCCGATTTTCTCAAGAAAAACAAAGAACCGTATCCGGTCGACTATATTTCCAAAGAGATCGGATTGGCCTATCCGACGGTTTATCGTTATCTCATGCACCTTCTGGAAGAAGGAAAGGTCAAGCAGGTCGTCAGTCATCAAAAGATCGGCAGACCGAAGAAATTGTATCAGTGGTACGCTCATTGATGCAGGGAACGATCTCATATATCGTATAAAGGAGGAAGAACATGCGCAGTGGAAATCCCATTTTAAAGAACGATACGTTTCAACGCCGGGGTGAGATGGGCGCGACGATGACCCTAGGGGGTACAGTAGCGAAAATCGCACTCTTATTCCTTTTCTTATTAGGAACAGCTTTCTATACATGGTACCAATATACTCAAGGCGTCGACGTAACGATGATGATGATGATCGGAGTGATCGGCGGATTGGTGTTCGCCATCATAACAGCATTCTTTCCTAAAGCGGCACCCGTAACAGGGCCGATCTATGCGGCATTGGAAGGTTTCTTCATCGGCGGTATTTCAGCCTTTGCCGAGGGAGCATACTCGGGGATTGTCATCCAAGCCGTTAGTCTCACCTTCGCCGTTATGGCAGCCCTGTTGTTCCTTTATGCCACAAGAATAATTAAAGTGACACGCAACTTCCGACTGATGGTCGTTTCCGCGACGTTCGGAATCCTAATTGTTTATTTGATCAATTTCATCATGAATTTCTTCGGTGCCTCGGTCCCCTATCTTCATTCCAGCGGACCTGTAGGTATCGGAATCAGTTTGTTCATCGTAGCGATTGCCGCACTGAACCTTGTTCTCGACTTCGATTTCATCGAGCAGGGAGTCAACCGTGGGGCACCGAAGCACATGGAATGGTACGGAGCCTTCGGTTTGATCGTAACGCTCGTATGGCTCTACATTGAAATTCTAAGACTCCTTCAAAAAATAAGACGATGATTACTAACAAAGAAGCAGCCCCATACCGGGGCTGCTTCCAGCCATTTTTATAAGACAGGGCTGCGGATAATGGAACGCTTTCCAAGAGGCGATTCATTATCCGCAGCTTTTCTATAATTTATAAGACGCGCAGCTTCTGTTCTTCATGAAGGGCGACGACGTCCCTCAGGTAGGCAAGCAGTTCATCCTTCAGCTCTTCGCGCTCCAGAGCGAAATCGATGGTCGTTTGGACGAAACCGACCTTCTCCCCAACGTCATACCGGCGACCTTCCATATTCCAGGCATACACGGGATTGGTACGGTTTAACCGATCAATCGCATCCGTCAGCTGCACCTCTCCCCCTGCCCCAATCTCTTGTTTATCCAAATAAGCAAATATTTCCGGAGTAAGTACATAACGGCCGATGATTGCGAAATTGGATGGAGCCGTCCCCTGCACCGGTTTTTCTACAAAACCACCGACCTCAAACTTCCTGCCCGTGTTGGCTGTCGGGGCAATTACTCCATATCGGTGGGTTTCTTCGGGGGCAACCTCCTGGACAGCGATGACAGATGCTCCCGTTTCATCGTAGACGTCCATCAACTGCCGGATACCCGGGTAATCGGACCTCACAATATCGTCTCCCAACAAAACCGCAAACGGCTCTTCACCAATGAACTTCCTTGCACACCAGATGGCGTGCCCCAGTCCTTTCGGCTCTTTCTGACGGATGTAGTGAATATCAGCAAGCCCTGAGCAGTATTGCACTTCCTCCAGGAGCTCCCACTTGCCTTTCTTCTTCAAATTGGCTTCCAGCTCGAAGGCGTGATCGAAGTGGTCTTCAATCGAGCGTTTCCCTTTCCCGGTCACGATGATGATTTCCTCAATGCCGGCAGCTATTGCTTCTTCTACGATATACTGAATGGTCGGCTTATCGACAATCGGCAGCATTTCTTTCGGCTGGGCTTTTGTAGCAGGAAGGAACCTTGTTCCGAATCCAGCAGCAGGAATGATCGCTTTTTTAATGTTCATCGTTCTACCTCCTGGTTTATGGGATCAAGCCGTATGTCTTCCTCTTAACGTCCAAATCTGATAAAGCATCAGTAATGACGTGTACACGGTAAGGAAGGTCAAAATTGTCCAGCCTGCATCCAAGTATGGATAAACAGCCGTTTGGACCTTCTCACTGGTAAAGAAATCCCTGTGTGTAACGGCTACATAAACGAGCGCGCCGATCAAGACAATGACTGCCAGCATCCCTTCTACAATCTTACTCTTCGTCTGCCCGCGCTCTGCATTATACTGGACTGCCCATCCATCCTTCTTATGGGCAGACAACTTACCAAGCCAAACGTTGGAGAAGGTGATGAAGTTTACCCATAAATAAATCTCAGGGCTGATAAGCAGCGCTGCCAGAATCACATCGATCGGCCTGTGCATCGGCGTCTTCAGAGCAAGAATCGTATTAAGGATCGAAGCAAGCGCAACGGGCGTCAACCATATCCACGCCCAGTAAAATTGATCAGTCGTAATAGATACGAGCAGAAGGGTAAAGAAGATAAGACGGATGGATAGATCAATCATCGTCTTGATTTGTGACCGCCAGATTTTCGCCCTGTGCTTTGATTTCACCCCGATATCGTTATTCGTAAGTAATTCGACCGTTCCTCCCTGCCACTTATTACGCTGCTGACGAAACGTATGATAGGACCTCATAGCATCAACGAAGCAGCGGGCTTTGGGACTGATCAATGTCTTCCAGCGTTTCTGTATCTGCCATGTAAGCAGCATATCCTCTACATCACTTTCATCCTGCCATGGACCGTCGAGTTTGTTCTCGTCTACGATATCCTGCAGCGCTTCCGGACGGAACAGGGTCGCCTGACCTCCAAGAACGTATGTGCTTCCTCCCCTGTATTGCAGATCGAGCAGCCAGCTCGCCATGTCCTGCTTCTGCTGGTGCGTCCACCATCTTGTCACAGGACCTCCATACTGACCGCTCGCCAATAGTTCTTCATAACGAACATCATCCTTCGAAAGCAGGCTCTTCTTCTTAGGCATTCTCATCGTGTACTTGGCCATAACTCCACCGATATTACGAGCACTCATCAATCCTTCCCAGAGTTCTGCAAGAGCATCCGGAGCAAGACGACTGTCCGCATCCATGCCGAGGATGGCTTTGACCGAACTCTTATAATATTCTTCATAGATCGTCGGTTTTTTGTTATACAAGTCCAGCGGATCGCCATAAATACTCTTCCAGGCAGAATTCAATGCTCCAACTTTGCGTTGTTTATTATTCTCCGTTGTCAACACTTTCAAGTTGAGGTTGAACTCTTCACCGGCAAGGAGTGCGATTTCTTCTGTTCTGTCAGTACAGTTATCAGCAATGACGATGACGTCCAATTCCACATCTTTCGGCAGGGTCTGGTCCCCGAGTCCTTCGAGGCAGTCACGAATCGACTTTTCTTCGTTATGTGCAGGAATGAAGGCAGTAATACGAGGCTTCATGTACGTATGTCTTACACCAGAAATATTCAATGAGGGGGATTGTTCGTTTACATTAGGAATAGTCACTACATTTTCCATATCTTAACCTCCTGATTTTTCATGACGGAGTCCAACAAATGACACGTCCAAAACGATGGGTGGAAGACCGCCTCCTCTGTTCGTTTTAACGAATGTTACTTTGATTATAAGATATTTTATGAAAGTGTCAAAGCTAAAATTTCCCCATAAATCCTCTATAACGAACATAAAATGAGTGTTTATGGCTTATTTTCTCAATATATCTACTTTTTTCTTAGTTTATCGACAAAACCTTTTCATTATAGTGAACAGACAACTAAAAAAAGAACCCTAAAGGGTTCTTTTTAAGAGAATATGAATGCTTTTTTATCCGATCACCGGAGGCTGTTTTTGTAAAAAATCCTCAATGAACAACCTATGCTTTTCAAACATTTTCTCAGGCAGATCGTGCAGAGGATAGAATCCTACATCCAACGTCTCGCTGTCCCCTTCATTCAATTCCCCTTCAAAATCTCTGCAGGTAAAAAGAACTTGTACGAGGGCAGCCTTGTCTCCATTTGGGAATGTCTTATGTAAGGAGGTTCCTGAGTAAACACCGAACAATTCCATTTTCCCGAGATCCAGTCCCGTTTCTTCTCTCGTTTCCCTCCTCGCTGCATCTTCCACAGTTTCGTCCATTTCCATAAAGCCCCCCGGGATCCCCCAACTGTTTGTATCCGAACGGAGCTGCAGCAGGATTCTATCCTGTTCGTCAAGAACGAAGACCCCGCTCACTGTCATAATTACCCGCTGCTGTCCGACCATAGAGCGTAAATAACGGATGTAATCCATATGTATTCCTCCTTACTGGTTCACGCCTTCCAGTTATCACCTGTCTTCTTCCGTAGAGACAGAGATTCTGCTTCTTCCTCGTTCTTTAGCGTCATAAAGGGCTCTGTCCGCCCTCGTCATCAAATCATTCCTGTCCCGTCCGTGATCTGGGTAAATAGAAATCCCTATAGAAGCACTGATATGGATAGCGCGGCCCTCTTTGAAGATAGGTTTCGTGATACTGTTCATGATC
This sequence is a window from Bacillus sp. SB49. Protein-coding genes within it:
- a CDS encoding response regulator, which translates into the protein MKILIMDNDESLRYMLTEFCRHAQWESDTAENGRQGVAKFLENSYDVILVDYHMPEMDGLQTVREIRKHNSVVPILVLTVDERQEIADKFLEEGATDFALKPVKAPDLISRIKLHAQIANMKLVQEDEEDVFTAKGISRGTLQSISDFLKKNKEPYPVDYISKEIGLAYPTVYRYLMHLLEEGKVKQVVSHQKIGRPKKLYQWYAH
- a CDS encoding Bax inhibitor-1/YccA family protein — protein: MRSGNPILKNDTFQRRGEMGATMTLGGTVAKIALLFLFLLGTAFYTWYQYTQGVDVTMMMMIGVIGGLVFAIITAFFPKAAPVTGPIYAALEGFFIGGISAFAEGAYSGIVIQAVSLTFAVMAALLFLYATRIIKVTRNFRLMVVSATFGILIVYLINFIMNFFGASVPYLHSSGPVGIGISLFIVAIAALNLVLDFDFIEQGVNRGAPKHMEWYGAFGLIVTLVWLYIEILRLLQKIRR
- the galU gene encoding UTP--glucose-1-phosphate uridylyltransferase GalU; protein product: MNIKKAIIPAAGFGTRFLPATKAQPKEMLPIVDKPTIQYIVEEAIAAGIEEIIIVTGKGKRSIEDHFDHAFELEANLKKKGKWELLEEVQYCSGLADIHYIRQKEPKGLGHAIWCARKFIGEEPFAVLLGDDIVRSDYPGIRQLMDVYDETGASVIAVQEVAPEETHRYGVIAPTANTGRKFEVGGFVEKPVQGTAPSNFAIIGRYVLTPEIFAYLDKQEIGAGGEVQLTDAIDRLNRTNPVYAWNMEGRRYDVGEKVGFVQTTIDFALEREELKDELLAYLRDVVALHEEQKLRVL
- a CDS encoding glycosyltransferase family 2 protein, whose translation is MENVVTIPNVNEQSPSLNISGVRHTYMKPRITAFIPAHNEEKSIRDCLEGLGDQTLPKDVELDVIVIADNCTDRTEEIALLAGEEFNLNLKVLTTENNKQRKVGALNSAWKSIYGDPLDLYNKKPTIYEEYYKSSVKAILGMDADSRLAPDALAELWEGLMSARNIGGVMAKYTMRMPKKKSLLSKDDVRYEELLASGQYGGPVTRWWTHQQKQDMASWLLDLQYRGGSTYVLGGQATLFRPEALQDIVDENKLDGPWQDESDVEDMLLTWQIQKRWKTLISPKARCFVDAMRSYHTFRQQRNKWQGGTVELLTNNDIGVKSKHRAKIWRSQIKTMIDLSIRLIFFTLLLVSITTDQFYWAWIWLTPVALASILNTILALKTPMHRPIDVILAALLISPEIYLWVNFITFSNVWLGKLSAHKKDGWAVQYNAERGQTKSKIVEGMLAVIVLIGALVYVAVTHRDFFTSEKVQTAVYPYLDAGWTILTFLTVYTSLLMLYQIWTLRGRHTA
- a CDS encoding NUDIX hydrolase, encoding MDYIRYLRSMVGQQRVIMTVSGVFVLDEQDRILLQLRSDTNSWGIPGGFMEMDETVEDAARRETREETGLDLGKMELFGVYSGTSLHKTFPNGDKAALVQVLFTCRDFEGELNEGDSETLDVGFYPLHDLPEKMFEKHRLFIEDFLQKQPPVIG